tactagtaatggcgccgatcagcgattcttatcgtgactgcgacattatggcggaaacatcggccacttttgacgttattttgggaccattcacatatatacagcgaacagggctataaaaatgcactgataactgtataaatgtgactggcaggaaaggggttaaccactagggggctaggaaggagttaagtgtgtcctagggagttcttccaactgtgtgggggctgggcttacagacgatcagtgtcctttcACTAGGccgaacagggagatgccttgttcacACAGGCACCCCCCCCGTTCTGCCACTTCATGACATCCAgcggcacggtcatggagctcacGGCAAGGGGGCACTccggtggcaaatttaaagggacgtgcctgtacgcccatttgcctgtctgtgccattctgccgacgtaaaaagTGCGTGTAAttgacggcaagtagttaaacaatCTTTTGGATACTTCAGGTCATATTTCCAATCAGACAGTAAATCAATGAAAAATATGATTCTATACAAAATTGTTTAATTTATGGCCATCATaagactattagctggattcaaaaagacgcgcctaacgttaggcaggcgtagcgtatctcatttacgctacaccgccgtaagttagaggcaagtgctgtattcacaaagcacttgcgtcctaagttacggcggcgtagcgtaaatgtgccggcctaaacgcgcctaattcaaattgtgaagaggtgggcgtgttttatgctaatgaatcgtgacctgacgtgattgacgttttttacgaacggcgcatccgtggacatatcccagtgcgcatgctccaaattaagccgcaaagacttattggtttcgacgtgaacgtaaatgacgcccagccccattcacggacgacttacgcaaactacgtaaaaaattcaaaattcgacgtgggaccgacgtccatacttaacattggctaggccagctttttggtggaataactttacgcctgaaaatgccttacgtaaacggcgtatctttactgcaacgggcaagcgtacgttcgtgaataggcgtatctcgctgatttacacattctaggcgtaaatcagcgtacacgcctctagcagccggcctaaatagaaagctaagatacgacggcgcccgccgttgtatcttagctagatttaagtgtatctctatttgagaatacacttaaatttacgatggcgcagattcagagttacaacggcgtatctactgatacgccggcgtaaacttctctgaatctggctatatgtttatagCAAGATAAAAGTATGAAAGTGTTGCACTTACCCTAAGCAGCATCCTCCTATACAGGCCACTATTACAAGAACAAGGCCGATTGCCATTGGGATAGCGATGTAAACGATTTTTCCGCTTTTAACCATGCTGTGTAAAAGCATGTCAAAATACAGAGCACCCCCATTATGGTTCTGAGTGTCTGACGGAAGGATCTCGCCATTAGTGGCCATTTCATGGTGAACTTCCTTTTCGGTCACTGTCTGGCTGGTCCCAGTGACAGCGTCAGTAGAGCCCTCTTGGTCCAATGAGGCCTGTGTGTTCTCATCGGCGTCAGAATTCACCAAGGATCTCAGGTTCTCTGTTTCTCTTGGAAGCATTCCTGtggggataataaaaaaaaacaaaagtggtAAAGGAAGAATTAGTCTGGGCATCCTCTAAATAGTAAATTCACAAATGGTAAGAAAAGTTGGTAATAGTGATCCTTTCACATCTATCTGTCCGCAGTCTGAGTAACAATTTCCTGAATGCTTTGCACTCAGAatactttgcattttctgaatgaatgcaaagtgttctctgattggactagGTAGGGTGGTGACGTCATGCTCTGcacctcatccaatcaaagaATGCATTGCATTCTTTCTAAAGATGCAAAACATTCTGTAACTATGCTTGGTATATGTATTGTGACATTAGTTCAAATTGCATTTATCCTTCTAAGTAACTTTGGtaaaggaagggggtatatgcaGCTAGAGTGTGTGAAGTCTGTATGGTTTCCACAGTTTGTTAATACTGCACTTTTAGGCCCCATTTACTCCTGTGCGTTTTAGGAAAATGCATATTATCAAGCGTTCAATGGTAATGCACCTGAATCGCATGTAAACGCACCACACAAATGTAAACTGGCCTTTGGCTGCTATTGCCAAAACAGACAATTTCctgttacattttatttatgatctcTAAAGCCTGAAAGCTCAACTCCATCTTTGGACACACTTTACATTTACATTCCAATTGGGCCAGTTTAGCCCAAACCAACTATGTTTCTCACTAACATGTGAGGCCGCTGGATGTGCGGTATAAACTGTATATAGCCATGGCTGTTCCGGGTTCGAGCCAAGACTTCCTGTCTCATGCCCGGAACATAGTAGATTCTATCACAGCGACGCTAAGCTATTCACAGAAAGCGGTGTATTCTATCAATGCATACAAAGCTTCCTCAGATTGGCTGATAttgactcagccaatcagaggaagcttgaaGTATGAGACAGAAAGTCTTGGCTTGAACCCAGAAAACACAGCACGGTATTCTATATGCTACATAGAGTTTATACCGCACATCTAGCGGCCTCACATGTTAGTGAGGGACATAGTTCATTTGTGCCAAGGTGTCACAAACAAACTATGTAAAGTACGTCAAAagatggagttgagctttaagcaGCCTAtagatagatctttcttttgttcaacctgctgattgaacaaaaaaaacggacacgattCCCTCATCTGCACATTTCATGGTAGATGGGGGAATCCCCCCCAATgagatattgtattctgacagcggggagacttccctaccatcagaatacactgattagtgTTGCAGGCTATAGCGGtcggtagatcaacttctgtacaatcacaatgcccatacatggattgaaattaggccagtccctgctgattgGGCCAAATTTCATTctatgtatggctggctttattCTGTAAGACTTACCTGTCACTTCATTTTGATTGAAGACAATGATTCTGACTTTTGAAATTTGATTGTTTGTGAACCCCTTGATCTTCAGATGAAGTTCATATATTCCACCGTCCTCCTCATTGACGTTGTCTATGACCAAGGAGCAGTTCCCTTGGGGCACGCGAGAGATAAATAATTGCACCCTCGTGTCATGGTGTTGCTCTCTCAGGATAACATTGGAGGTGGTTACAGTTAGGTAGATTAGGCGGGTGTACATCCCACCCTCTTCTGTTGTTTTTCCCCATTCCAGAGTGATGGCGCTCCTCTGGACGGGTTCATCTGCATAAAAGCTGCATGGGATAAGCAGCTGTGATCCGGTACTAATGTAGAGTTTATCGTCCATTTGAATATTCGTAATTTTCATGGCTGTTGAGAGAAAAAAACATAATCAATTAAAATGCCCCAAAACTACTACAGAAGACATACATCTGCCCATAACTAGCAAATAACTAGCCCTGCCTCCCACCTTTATATCAAACACTGTACAGTTCTGAACCCCACCCCTCCCGGCCTAGCATATCCTGCCTCGATTTGGTCATTTCCACCTATATGTCAGCAGAGGCAGAAATGTGGGGGAAAGTGATATGGAATAAAGTCTTTTAAGGAaaaaagctttaaccacttgccgcccgccaatgacatattgacggcggcaaagtggttgtctgatcctgaccggacgtcatatgacgtcctcaggattctgagccgctgtgcgcccccgggggctcgcatcgcggcgatcgttgttgcggggtgtcagtctgacaccccgcaacaccgatctcggtaaagagtctctcacggagactctttaccacgtgatcagccgtgtcgaatcacggctgttcacgatgtaaacaggaaaagccgttgtcggctcttcctcactcgcgtctgacagacgcgagtataggagagccgatctgcggctctcctgacagggggggctcgcgctgattgtttatcagcgcagccccccctcggatcgccacatggaccaccagggaagcccaccttgGACCActagggtgggcaaaaaaaaaaaaaaaagtctgtaaaaaaaaaaaagtctgtaaaaaaaaaaaaaaaaaaaagcattaaaaaaaaagatgccaatcagtgcccacaaatgggcactgactggcaacatagctaaatcagtgccgccccagtgtccatcagtgccaccccacattgtccatcagtgccaccctacagtgtccatcagtgccaccccacagtgcccatccatgcccagtgcccacctatcagtgcccatctgtgccacccataagtagccatcagtgccacccataagtgccgcccatgagtgcccatctgtgccgcctatgagtgcccagtgccgcccatcagtgccgcccatgagtgcccatcagtgccgcctatgtgtgcccatcagtgccgcctatgtgtgcccatcagtgccgcctatgtgtgcccatcagtgccgcctatgtgtgcccatcagtgccgcatacaagctctgccaatcagtgccacctcatctgtgcccatcagtactacgtcatcgatgtccatcagtgccatctcatcggtgcccattagtgccgccatatcagtgcccgtaattgaaagaaaacgtacttatttacaaaaaaagtaacagaaaaaaataaaaacatattttttttcaaaattttcagtctttttttagttgttgtgcacaaaaaaaaatcgcagaggtgatcaaataccaccaaaagaaagctctatttgtgggaaaaaaaggacgccagttttgtttgggtacagtgtagcatgaccgcgcaattgccattcaaagtgcgacagtgctgaaagctgaaaattggcttgggcgggaaggtgtatacgtgccctgtatggaagtggttaaggagaaggAGGGCcgaagcattttatttatttttttatttccatatttctcttagggccctttcagacgtgcggaccgtatgtccgctttttcatccatccgtttgcggatgaaaaagggacatacatcggtccctatgtgattgcgggtgacAGCGCataaacatccactgacacccgtaatcacccgcctccgcaaagatccgattttgcagatggaagaatgtcctatttttccttccgtctgctgatcggatcggatgaacatggacacacggtccgtgttcatccgatccccccataggggagagcagagaaaagacagggcggtccctgcacagtgtgcggagagcgccctgtcatccgacggctaAGCGGGGatctacggagcgatccccgccagtggcggttcgtccatagagggcgctggagcgccgccccctctggctctcaccgccactgagtctaataacatcgattcatgcattgcacaaatctatgttattatctccgctgccgctgttctattcagatggtcggcgctcatgtccggccatctgaataacggcagctggttggctgtacggaagtgcctatcagagccaacgaaAGGTAACCTGCAACGGTAAACGGTAACgttttaaaaattctacaggttgtatgttttgagttgcagagaaTGTCTAAGGCGAGAATTCTTGCtgttgctctaacgatcgcggcgatacctcacatgtgtggtttgaacaccgttttcatatacggacgctgctcacatatgcgttcgcttatgcacgcaagctcggcgggacagggAGCGTTTAAAAATGTCTTATTTATGttaccttttgttttatttttttacactgttcttttacaacaaaaaaaatgtgtcacttttatccCTATtccaaggaatttaaacatcccttgtaatagaaacaaaCATGACAGGACCTtttcaaatatgagatctggggtcaaaaagacctcagatgtcatatttacactaaaatgcaataaaaaacaaaaacaaaaaatgtcaccactttagccccgggcctgtttttcagtcagtgtttacgagacaaaaccatttttttttgctagaaaattacttaaaacccccaaacattatatatatttttttctaacaccctagagaataaaatggcagtca
The sequence above is drawn from the Rana temporaria chromosome 4, aRanTem1.1, whole genome shotgun sequence genome and encodes:
- the LOC120935316 gene encoding uncharacterized protein LOC120935316, whose translation is MPRLILPLPLLFFFIIPTGMLPRETENLRSLVNSDADENTQASLDQEGSTDAVTGTSQTVTEKEVHHEMATNGEILPSDTQNHNGGALYFDMLLHSMVKSGKIVYIAIPMAIGLVLVIVACIGGCCLGIQCYKRCKKPEDKYKAMQERRPVRDSSDPSGSEETTGRVSKDLSSIPPERTTVINMSSPSTASASCPSYTITMPLE